In one window of Nicotiana tabacum cultivar K326 chromosome 12, ASM71507v2, whole genome shotgun sequence DNA:
- the LOC142167006 gene encoding uncharacterized protein LOC142167006, with the protein MEQEEMTRKMKSLEQTMRNIQGLGSHKSVSFNDLCMFPHVHLPPGFKTPKFDKYDGHGDPVTHLKRYCNQLRGAGGKEELLMAYFGESLTGIASEWFIDQDISHWHIWNDMAQDFVQQFQYNIDIAARVKPPMKEAEMIDYFLQARDPDYLHYMLAAIGKPFAEAIKIGEIVENGMKSGKIMSQAALKATTQAIQSGSGNFGNRKKKEEGSMMASGFGGVQRGITPSYVQFQQGLSNSLQYYYPPQGPRYSVPLQQYTVFNAQAYARPPNHQQWRAPIPQGSRQLRPNFQAPYNPRPRQEYVREQEPKKEFTPIGESYTSLFRKLMQLKLIEPIMPRYVNPNSKGFDSNARCEYHSNTQGHSTENCWTLKKAIENLIEAKAIVVTNNEDTPNITNNPLPTHDNTYFIGMICDDRDYKQSGKTEMVVRTIGPEPKVIVSPPQLAPLMVKGANSSLNLACSEKTILYVPGSTKKVEVQLGGPKLYIPGSIQKIIPNNDLRNITEPVVIRPVAQLLVSNTKAIPWNYNKTVMTYKGKEIVEETGEIGGLTRSGRCYSPEELRKAKQARESHLPVKEPVAEKEAEEFFKKMKLQDYSIIDQLRKTPAQISLLSLLLHSEEHHLVLIKTLNEAYVSEKTTVNQLEKMAERFFEVNRITFSDDDLPEEGAGHNRALHLMVKCEGHYVKGVMIDGGSSIDVCPLSTLQQLNIDNNRIRTSNVSIRAFDGSKRDTIGEIKLTMTIGPVDFNIVFQVLDMETSYNFLLGRPWIHMARAEGFESIIYQAFEVIEVDQVEEGKPILHPHLSATSMMVASLMLRNGYEPGKGLGSSLQGIVNPIAPFSKKNTFGFGFKPTSVDIDRAKARKKNGWNLSKPIPHIAYSFVKPQFEEVQNPSTQDDIDGVC; encoded by the exons ATggaacaagaggaaatgaccagaaaaatgaAGAGCTTGGAACAAACCATGAGAAACATACAGGGTTTGGGGAGCCACAAGAGTGTTTCGTTTAACGATCTATGCATGTTTCCCCATGTTCATTTGCCACCCggcttcaagacccccaagtttgacaagtatgatgggcatggtgatcccgTTACCCATTTGAAGAGGTATTGTAACCAACTAAGGGGAGCGGGAGGCAAAGAAGAATTGctcatggcttattttggggaaagtttgaCAGGAATTGCTTCAGAGTGGTTCATAGATCAAGACATCTCTCACTGGCACATTTggaatgacatggctcaagattttgtccaacagtttcagtacaaTATTGATATA GCTGCTAGGGTCAAACCACCAATGAAAGAGGCAGAAATGATTGACTATTTTCTCCAAGCTAGGGATCCAGATTACCTCCATTACATGTTGGCCGCCATCGGTAAACCTTTTGCTGAGGCGATTAAGATTGGTGAAATAGTTGAGAATGGCATGAAGTCAGGCAAAATTATGAGTCAGGCAGCCCTTAAGGCAACCACACAAGCAATTCAAAGCGGGTCAGGCAATTTTGGAAATCGGAAAAAGAAGGAGGAAGGATCCATGATGGCATCTGGGTTCGGGGGAGTTCAAAGAGGAATAACTCCTTCTTACGTGCAATTTCAACAAGGACTATCCAATTCTCTTCAATATTATTATCCGCCTCAAGGTCCCCGATACTCAGTTCCCCTGCAACAATACACAGTGTTTAATGCTCAGGCTTATGCTAGGCCTCCTAATCACCAACAATGGCGGGCACCGATTCCACAAGGCTCCCGTCAACTCCGGCCGAATTTTCAGGCACCATATAATCCTCGTCCCCGACAAGAATATGTGAGAGAACAGGAGCCAAAGAAAGAGTTCACCCCAATTGGAGAATCGTATACAAGCCTATTTCGAAAGTTGATGCAGTTGAAGTTGATTGAACCTATTATGCCGCGTTATGTGAATCcaaattcaaaaggttttgacTCAAATGCAAGATGTGAGTATCACTCTAACACCCAAGGGCATAGTACTGAAAACTGTTGGACATTAAAGAAAGCCATTGAAAATTTGATTGAAGCAAAGGCAATTGTGGTAACAAACAATGAGGATACTCCTAATATCACAAACAATCCGCTCCCAACTCATgataatacatattttattgggatgatttgtgatgatcgGGATTATAAGCAGTCTGGCAAGACAGAGATGGTTGTTAGAACTATAGGGCCAGAACCAAAAGTGATAGTGAGCCCGCCGCAATTGGCACCATTGATGGTGAAAGGTGCGAATTCTAGTTTGAACTTGGCATGTTCTGAAAAAACGATTCTCTATGTTCCTGGAAGCACAAAAAAGGTTGAGGTTCAATTGGGTGGGCCAAAACTTTACATCCCCGGAAGCATTCAAAAGATCATTCCGAATAATGATTTGAGGAATATAACAGAGCCAGTCGTGATCCGACCTGTTGCCCAACTCCTAGTGTCAAACACAAAAGCTATTCCCTGGAATTATAACAAGACTGtcatgacatacaaaggaaaagagatagttgAAGAAACAGGTGAAATAGGGGGCTTGACCCGCTCTGGAAGGTGTTATTCACCAGAGGAATTGAGAAAAGCTAAGCAAGCCAGGGAAAGTCACTTGCCAGTGAAAGAACCCGTTGCAGAAAAAGAAGCGGAGGAATTCTTTAAGAAGATGAAATTGCAAGACTACTCAATTATTGACCAACTAAGGAaaactcctgctcagatatctttGTTATCTCTGCTTTTGCATTCAGAAGAGCATCATCTTGTGTTGATCAAAACTCTGAACGAGGCATATGTCTCAGAAAAGACAACGGTGAATCAGCTAGAAAAAATGGCTGAAAGATTCTTTGAAGTAAATAGAATTACTTTCAGCGATGATGATTTGCCTGAGGAAGGGGCTGGCCACAATAGAGCTTTGCATCTTATGGTCAAATGTGAAGGGCACTACGTAAAAGGAGTCATGATTGACGGAGGCTCAAGTATAGATGTGTGTCCTCTTTCTACTCTACAACAGCTGAACATCGACAATAACAGAATTCGAACCAGTAATGTCAGCATCAGAGCTTTTGATGGTTCAAAAAGagacactattggggaaatcaaaCTCACCATGACAATCGGCCCGGTTGATTTTAATATTGTCTTTCAAGTGTTAGAtatggaaacttcctataattttcttttgggaaggccgtggatccatatGGCCAGAGCT GAAGGATTTGAATCTATCATATATCAAGCATTTGAGGTGATTGAGGTGGACCAAGTGGAAGAAGGAAAACCAATTCTGCATCCCCATCTTTCAGCCACATCTATGATGGTAGCTTCGCTGATGTTGAGGAACGGCTATGAACCAGGAAAAGGATTGGGATCCTCTCTACAAGGAATTGTGAACCCCATTGCTCCATTTTCGAAGAAAAATACCTTTGGCTTTGGCTTTAAACCAACATCAGTTGACATAGACAGAGCCAAGGCCCGCAAAAAGAATGGTTGGAATCTGTCCAAACCAATCCCTCACATTGCCtactcttttgtcaagccacaatttgaagaagtccaaaatccttctacTCAGGATGACATTGACGGAGTTTGCTAG